Proteins encoded together in one Thermococcus gammatolerans EJ3 window:
- a CDS encoding Tfx family DNA-binding protein: MPSKSFLTDQQIKILRLRAMGLRQSEIAELLGTSRANVSILERRALEKIEKARNTLLLWEQINSKVSVEVRRGDDIFEIPERLFRKADEIGVKVPYSTAEIIAFLVEHAPVEDRLAKRDFTLFLDSSDRLRVSECILEDFDEIRKD; this comes from the coding sequence ATGCCATCCAAGAGCTTCCTCACTGATCAGCAGATTAAAATACTTCGATTGAGGGCGATGGGATTGAGACAGAGCGAGATCGCCGAGCTTTTAGGCACCAGCAGGGCCAACGTGAGTATACTTGAGAGGCGGGCACTCGAAAAAATCGAGAAAGCCAGGAACACACTCCTCCTCTGGGAACAGATCAACTCAAAGGTAAGCGTTGAAGTAAGGAGGGGCGATGATATCTTTGAAATCCCCGAGAGGCTCTTCAGGAAGGCTGACGAGATTGGAGTGAAGGTTCCGTACAGCACCGCTGAAATAATAGCATTTCTCGTTGAGCATGCTCCCGTCGAGGATAGGCTCGCGAAGAGGGACTTTACACTCTTTCTAGATTCAAGCGACAGGCTACGCGTCAGTGAGTGCATTCTAGAGGACTTCGATGAGATAAGGAAGGACTAA
- a CDS encoding DUF2139 domain-containing protein, translating into MLLPNYRFPGRYGPEWGSGGIFGLRYYNGVLYFTLAFEGEAHFIDVKSEEEKVYDFTLVGPGPTSGGDTYNAVETVDEFIYFGGWVHAPALYREDRRILFTNKYSHVHAYDTEEGEVRLLWRESIHHETDWAGEVSEILYDPYNDRLLLAREDGHANLGVYSLDRKGGKAKRLLDEPSPKGVRVHDTAFFGIGNNFTGGMRKVGALDMIDGRWEFFGVAQSADGGSVVRPELGAMASAYNRVFAFVRGGIIAGNPLMGEDLTFYRLFDFPTFYAPFRVNAINVGGGILTAFNAHHDAIYSRGPGNEFEWEATNTIVGPSVLLYIAPPVVKIVGAFGARVTSIEKLGGKLLVATNSAPNTGSTEATPFDTGTRDLVLFDEGIIRERPPAVSFLLPALGERPLGGIPLDGYREPRMILHLRRDNRIKICEYDLSLPSTGAAEETFELEPGRNVIDLSAFSGLVSFELEKSDGEGRIKIDLR; encoded by the coding sequence ATGCTCCTGCCAAACTATCGTTTTCCTGGGAGGTACGGGCCTGAGTGGGGCAGCGGTGGAATCTTCGGCCTTAGATACTACAACGGCGTCCTGTACTTCACCCTTGCATTCGAAGGAGAGGCACATTTTATCGACGTGAAGAGCGAAGAAGAAAAGGTCTACGACTTCACGCTGGTTGGCCCGGGGCCGACGAGCGGAGGAGACACCTATAACGCGGTTGAAACAGTGGACGAGTTCATCTACTTCGGGGGCTGGGTCCACGCTCCCGCCCTCTACCGGGAAGACCGAAGGATACTCTTTACCAATAAGTACTCGCACGTCCACGCCTACGACACGGAGGAAGGCGAGGTCAGGTTGCTGTGGAGGGAGTCAATCCACCACGAGACGGACTGGGCAGGGGAAGTGAGCGAGATACTCTACGATCCGTACAACGATAGGCTCCTCCTCGCGAGGGAGGACGGCCACGCCAACCTCGGTGTGTACTCCCTCGATAGGAAAGGTGGAAAGGCCAAAAGACTCCTTGACGAGCCCTCACCGAAGGGTGTCCGAGTCCACGACACGGCCTTCTTTGGCATTGGCAACAATTTCACCGGGGGAATGCGTAAGGTTGGTGCCCTTGACATGATAGATGGCCGATGGGAGTTCTTTGGGGTGGCTCAAAGCGCAGACGGCGGATCTGTTGTTAGGCCCGAGCTGGGAGCGATGGCCTCGGCCTACAACCGTGTCTTTGCCTTTGTGAGGGGTGGGATAATAGCTGGAAATCCCCTGATGGGAGAGGATCTAACCTTCTACCGCCTCTTTGACTTCCCGACCTTTTACGCTCCCTTCAGGGTGAACGCGATCAACGTTGGTGGGGGCATTCTAACGGCCTTCAATGCCCACCACGACGCGATTTACTCCAGGGGACCAGGAAACGAGTTTGAATGGGAGGCAACTAACACAATCGTCGGCCCGAGCGTTCTCCTTTACATCGCCCCTCCCGTGGTGAAGATCGTTGGCGCCTTCGGGGCCAGGGTCACCAGCATCGAGAAGCTCGGAGGCAAACTGCTCGTGGCGACCAACAGCGCTCCGAACACCGGATCAACTGAAGCAACTCCCTTCGACACCGGAACGAGAGATCTTGTTCTCTTCGATGAAGGGATAATCAGGGAACGGCCACCTGCAGTCAGCTTTCTGCTTCCGGCCCTTGGAGAACGGCCATTGGGCGGAATTCCCCTCGACGGCTATCGCGAGCCGAGGATGATCCTGCACCTGCGGAGGGACAACAGGATAAAGATATGCGAGTACGACCTCTCCCTCCCCTCAACAGGAGCGGCTGAGGAGACCTTCGAGCTGGAACCCGGCAGGAACGTCATCGATCTGAGCGCCTTCAGTGGACTAGTGAGCTTTGAGCTTGAGAAAAGCGATGGGGAAGGAAGAATAAAAATAGACCTGCGTTAA
- a CDS encoding DUF3213 domain-containing protein: MSEGMLNRKLVRLNLRFGDIDWERATVKQYELEKEEAIWRVFLNGYAKNGFVVFDPSSIPEEKVLEALGELKPEVRSREELTVEELIEKSMSWNNIMKNARA, translated from the coding sequence ATGAGTGAGGGTATGCTCAACAGGAAGCTCGTGAGGCTCAACCTGAGGTTTGGCGATATAGACTGGGAAAGGGCCACCGTAAAGCAGTATGAGCTCGAGAAGGAGGAGGCAATCTGGAGGGTCTTCCTGAACGGCTATGCCAAGAACGGTTTCGTCGTGTTCGACCCGTCTTCCATTCCCGAGGAGAAGGTTCTCGAAGCCCTCGGGGAGCTGAAGCCAGAGGTTAGATCCAGGGAAGAACTAACGGTCGAGGAGCTCATCGAGAAGAGCATGAGCTGGAACAACATAATGAAAAACGCAAGGGCTTAA
- a CDS encoding CidB/LrgB family autolysis modulator: MNPYGITLTLVVFYIFSELHRRKKAVYTNPVLLSIVAISLLLKLGGFSYGSYMESAVFLKFLLGPAVVSLAVPVYKNTGLIARYSREIAAGIIVGGTTAMLTAYWIAKLLGASGTVLRSIAPKSVTTAIAIGISTKIGGIPALTAVLVITTGLLGNAFAPELLNLFRVRDRIARGLATGVSSHGLGTARIIIEDELAGAVSGLGMALNGVFTALVLPYLIEVL; the protein is encoded by the coding sequence ATGAACCCCTACGGCATAACCCTCACCCTGGTAGTCTTCTACATCTTCTCCGAGCTCCACCGGAGGAAAAAGGCAGTCTACACGAACCCGGTTCTGCTCTCGATAGTTGCCATTTCACTGCTCCTGAAGCTCGGCGGGTTTTCCTACGGTTCATATATGGAGAGCGCGGTCTTCCTGAAGTTCCTCCTCGGGCCCGCCGTCGTGAGCCTGGCTGTTCCCGTTTACAAGAATACGGGTTTAATAGCGAGGTACTCGAGGGAGATTGCCGCTGGAATCATCGTTGGCGGAACCACCGCGATGCTCACCGCCTACTGGATAGCCAAGCTTCTCGGGGCGAGCGGAACCGTTCTGAGGAGCATAGCTCCGAAAAGCGTCACAACGGCAATAGCGATAGGAATAAGCACCAAAATCGGAGGAATACCGGCTTTAACGGCCGTTCTCGTTATAACGACCGGACTACTAGGCAATGCCTTCGCCCCAGAACTGCTGAACCTCTTTCGGGTAAGGGACAGAATAGCGAGGGGTTTGGCAACTGGCGTTAGCTCCCACGGCCTCGGGACGGCGAGGATAATAATCGAGGACGAGCTTGCCGGTGCCGTCAGCGGTCTCGGCATGGCTCTGAATGGAGTCTTCACGGCTTTAGTCCTTCCTTATCTCATCGAAGTCCTCTAG
- a CDS encoding CidA/LrgA family protein — translation MRPYRGLTVIFGFYALGEIVSSGLHLPVPGSVLGMLFLLFALLSGAVKLEWVENEAEFLVKNMSVLFIPPGVGIILYLGLIRAQLVPVSVALVLSFVITLFVTAKTVEVLRR, via the coding sequence ATGAGACCTTACCGAGGACTCACGGTTATCTTCGGCTTCTACGCGCTCGGTGAGATAGTCAGCTCTGGCCTTCACCTTCCCGTTCCGGGCAGCGTTCTCGGAATGCTCTTCCTCCTCTTTGCTCTCCTGAGCGGTGCCGTAAAGCTCGAGTGGGTGGAAAACGAGGCCGAGTTTCTGGTTAAGAACATGAGCGTCCTATTCATTCCGCCGGGAGTTGGCATAATCCTCTACCTCGGCCTGATAAGGGCCCAGCTCGTTCCGGTATCCGTTGCGCTGGTTCTCAGCTTCGTAATCACGCTCTTCGTTACTGCAAAGACCGTCGAGGTGCTGAGGCGATGA
- a CDS encoding P-loop NTPase family protein, translated as MEGEVILLTGPPLNGRDEYLSEALEKASGESYAYYHVFEYLREVGKERGVKITRKNVLDFAINHQDLMNEIRDEAFERIRKEIDGSDRKFHLVSTPSLFRWGSGSVIGFTLSNLKLLKPDRVIIVLDDVLSVRRRIINDPEWFERFGNDPDNIKLTTLVMWREDAINHVKTLVHELKKEGVNVRYVLQFGIRHPPEVFLDLIFREKEKPLVYLSYPMTGHEEEYYHRVRGFYDKLSEHFTVLDPGALDDWWVVAEYDNQVAKNPDVRRIRIKHLLDGNEVDELEREDIEQATEILRRQLVERDFNLVDVSRAIAVYHYAEGVSAGVISEMAEAYRTLAAIYLYYPFKRRPSPFMEFYGMQNPSRRTMFRDEDEMIRAMVDEKDYWAKV; from the coding sequence GTGGAGGGGGAGGTAATACTCCTAACCGGCCCGCCACTAAACGGGCGCGATGAATACCTCAGTGAGGCCCTTGAAAAGGCCAGCGGGGAGAGCTACGCCTATTACCACGTCTTTGAATACCTGCGTGAGGTCGGAAAGGAACGCGGGGTGAAGATAACCCGGAAGAACGTCCTCGACTTCGCGATAAACCATCAGGATCTTATGAACGAGATTCGCGATGAGGCCTTCGAGAGGATACGGAAGGAGATAGACGGAAGCGATAGGAAGTTCCATCTCGTATCAACGCCGAGCCTCTTCCGGTGGGGAAGCGGGAGCGTCATAGGCTTCACCCTCAGCAACCTCAAGCTCCTCAAACCTGACCGGGTGATAATAGTCCTCGACGACGTGCTCTCGGTCAGGAGGAGGATAATCAACGACCCTGAGTGGTTCGAGCGCTTCGGCAACGATCCCGACAACATAAAGCTTACAACCCTCGTCATGTGGCGCGAAGACGCGATAAACCACGTGAAGACCCTCGTCCACGAGCTCAAGAAGGAGGGGGTAAACGTTCGCTACGTTCTACAGTTCGGCATAAGGCATCCCCCTGAGGTCTTCCTTGACTTAATCTTCCGGGAGAAGGAGAAGCCACTCGTTTACCTCAGCTACCCGATGACCGGTCATGAGGAGGAGTACTACCACCGCGTCAGGGGATTCTACGACAAGCTGAGCGAGCACTTCACGGTTCTCGACCCCGGGGCTCTCGACGACTGGTGGGTCGTCGCTGAATACGACAACCAAGTCGCCAAGAACCCGGACGTGAGGAGGATCAGGATAAAGCACCTCCTCGACGGGAACGAGGTCGATGAACTGGAGAGGGAAGACATAGAGCAGGCGACTGAAATACTTAGGAGACAGCTCGTCGAGAGAGATTTCAACCTCGTCGATGTCAGCAGGGCGATAGCTGTCTATCACTACGCAGAGGGCGTTTCGGCGGGCGTTATAAGCGAGATGGCAGAAGCTTACAGGACGCTTGCGGCGATATACCTTTACTACCCTTTCAAGAGGCGTCCGAGCCCGTTCATGGAGTTCTACGGCATGCAGAACCCATCGAGAAGAACGATGTTCAGGGACGAGGACGAGATGATAAGGGCGATGGTGGATGAGAAGGACTACTGGGCGAAGGTCTAA
- the tes gene encoding tetraether lipid synthase Tes, whose amino-acid sequence MAESLGEIPSGEKEFAESTKRIRDIVEFPEISEDEFYEMLKTASRGYGGDLPHRTYSLCPETRRVVPALVWEKDGKVWITKKCPEGMITDLYYESVETYNRFRKWLWSRKELYSTNVENSGVNCPFDCGMCARHRSHTNLLNIVLTNRCNLSCWYCFFYAREGQPIYEPTLEQIRMMLRNAKKEYPIGANAVQFTGGEPTLRDDLIEIIKIAKEEGYDHVQLNTDGIRLAFEPELVKKIREAGTNTLYLSYDGMTPQTNWKNHWEIPLIFENVRKAGGPGIVLVPTTIRNVNDHELGAIINFGLNHLDIVRGVNFQPLSQVGRVPKKERQRFRITIPGAIKRIEEQTNGVIAMEDWYPIPIAGHIARFFEAFTGSRYYMTSHFACGAATYVFLDRENKRVVPISRFLDVEGFVEFLEEKAEEIEQWKKLGKLQKLKLGAEIFLKFKSFYDEKYAPKGLSVLELIKNAFMHGNYDALGKFHENALFIGMMHFMDEYNYDVERVERCVIHYAMPDGRIVPFCTFNVIPEIYRDKVQAQFSYTWEEWKRLHPDWDYKKDKYFRSKEFVEKMKKSELYRKTYIDIEDYFGVKEV is encoded by the coding sequence ATGGCTGAAAGTTTGGGTGAAATTCCCAGTGGGGAGAAGGAGTTTGCGGAGTCAACCAAGAGAATACGGGACATAGTTGAATTTCCGGAAATCAGTGAGGATGAATTCTATGAGATGTTGAAAACCGCGAGCAGGGGTTACGGTGGAGATCTGCCTCACAGGACTTATTCTCTCTGTCCCGAGACGAGGCGCGTCGTTCCGGCATTGGTATGGGAGAAGGACGGGAAGGTCTGGATAACCAAGAAGTGCCCCGAGGGCATGATAACCGACCTCTACTACGAGAGCGTTGAAACCTACAACCGCTTTAGGAAGTGGCTCTGGAGCAGAAAGGAACTTTACAGTACAAACGTTGAAAATAGTGGTGTCAACTGTCCCTTTGACTGTGGAATGTGTGCCAGGCACCGCTCCCACACGAACCTGCTCAACATCGTTCTGACAAACCGCTGCAACCTGTCGTGCTGGTACTGCTTCTTCTACGCCAGGGAGGGCCAGCCGATTTACGAGCCAACGCTTGAGCAGATTAGGATGATGCTCCGCAACGCGAAGAAGGAGTATCCCATCGGAGCGAACGCCGTTCAGTTCACGGGCGGCGAGCCGACCCTTCGCGACGACCTGATTGAAATCATCAAAATCGCTAAGGAGGAAGGCTACGACCACGTCCAGCTAAACACCGACGGAATAAGGCTCGCCTTCGAGCCAGAGCTCGTGAAGAAAATCCGCGAGGCCGGAACGAACACCCTCTACCTGAGCTACGACGGAATGACGCCCCAGACCAACTGGAAGAATCACTGGGAGATTCCGCTCATCTTCGAGAACGTGAGGAAGGCCGGTGGGCCGGGGATAGTCCTCGTGCCCACAACGATTAGGAACGTCAACGACCACGAGCTTGGGGCCATAATCAACTTCGGCCTCAACCACCTCGACATCGTTCGCGGTGTGAACTTTCAGCCGCTTTCTCAGGTCGGCAGGGTTCCCAAGAAGGAGCGCCAGCGCTTTAGGATAACTATTCCTGGAGCTATAAAGCGCATCGAGGAGCAGACCAACGGCGTCATAGCTATGGAGGACTGGTATCCTATCCCGATAGCAGGTCACATAGCGCGCTTCTTTGAGGCCTTTACAGGCTCACGCTACTACATGACCAGCCACTTCGCCTGCGGTGCAGCGACTTACGTCTTCCTCGACCGCGAGAACAAGCGCGTCGTTCCGATAAGCAGGTTCCTCGACGTCGAGGGCTTCGTTGAGTTCCTCGAAGAGAAGGCCGAGGAGATAGAGCAGTGGAAGAAGCTGGGCAAGCTCCAGAAGCTCAAGCTCGGGGCGGAGATATTCCTCAAGTTCAAGAGCTTCTACGACGAGAAGTACGCACCGAAGGGACTCAGCGTGCTCGAACTCATAAAGAACGCCTTCATGCACGGCAACTACGATGCCCTCGGCAAGTTCCACGAGAACGCGCTCTTCATCGGAATGATGCACTTCATGGACGAGTACAACTACGACGTTGAGAGAGTTGAGCGCTGCGTCATTCACTACGCCATGCCCGACGGCAGGATAGTGCCGTTCTGTACTTTCAACGTGATCCCCGAAATCTACCGCGACAAGGTTCAGGCGCAGTTCAGCTACACCTGGGAGGAGTGGAAGAGGCTTCACCCCGACTGGGACTACAAGAAGGACAAGTACTTCAGGAGCAAGGAGTTCGTCGAGAAGATGAAGAAGAGCGAGCTTTACAGGAAGACCTACATAGACATCGAGGACTACTTTGGCGTTAAGGAGGTGTGA
- the udg gene encoding type-4 uracil-DNA glycosylase: MGKEELMRKLEEKIRNCRKCPLGQLRTNAVPGSGSYDAKVMFVGEAPGYWEDQKGLPFVGRAGKVLDELLEGIGLSRDDVYITNIVKCRPPENRDPTEEEIRACSPYLDMQIDIIRPKVIVPLGRHSMGYLLRKFGFEPEPISKIHGKVFRANTLFGRIIIMPMYHPAAALYKPPLREELRKDFEKLRKILNEL, from the coding sequence ATGGGAAAGGAAGAGCTGATGAGGAAGCTCGAGGAGAAAATCCGGAACTGCCGGAAGTGTCCCCTTGGACAGCTCAGAACCAACGCCGTTCCCGGCTCTGGGAGCTACGATGCCAAGGTTATGTTCGTGGGCGAGGCCCCGGGCTACTGGGAGGATCAGAAAGGCTTGCCCTTCGTTGGCAGGGCTGGAAAGGTTCTCGACGAACTTTTGGAAGGAATAGGGCTCAGTAGGGATGATGTGTACATAACGAACATAGTCAAGTGCAGGCCGCCAGAAAACCGCGATCCAACCGAGGAGGAAATCAGGGCCTGCTCCCCCTACCTGGACATGCAGATTGATATCATCAGACCCAAGGTGATCGTTCCCCTCGGGAGGCACTCGATGGGATACCTCCTGAGGAAATTCGGGTTTGAACCCGAGCCGATAAGCAAGATCCACGGGAAGGTTTTCAGGGCGAACACTCTCTTCGGAAGGATCATCATCATGCCCATGTACCATCCCGCAGCCGCTCTCTACAAGCCTCCCCTCAGGGAAGAGCTGAGGAAGGACTTTGAAAAGCTGAGAAAGATCCTGAACGAGCTTTAA
- a CDS encoding TrpB-like pyridoxal phosphate-dependent enzyme: MKAVLPDSKIPKRWYNILPDLPEPLAPPLDPETDEPIEPEKLLRIFAEELVKQEMSTERYIEIPKKVRELYAKIGRPTPLFRATNLEKALGTPARIYFKYEGATVTGSHKINTALAQAYYAKEQGIERLVTETGAGQWGTALSLAGALLGLKIRVYMARASYQQKPYRKTIMRLYGAEIYPSPSDRTEIGRKFLSEDPNHPGGLGIAISEAIEDVLKDEKARYALGSVLNHVLMHQTVIGLEAQEQMKEFEEPDVIIGCVGGGSNFAGLAYPFVRDVLSGKADYEFIAVEPKAAPSMTRGVYKYDFGDSGGYTPKMKMHTLGHTYYVPPIHAGGLRYHGLAPTLSILINHGIVKPVAYHQTEVFQAAELFAKTEGIIPAPESAHAIKGVIDRALKAKEEGREEVILFNLSGHGLLDLKGYEDYLDGKLEDYEPDYFPALG, encoded by the coding sequence ATGAAAGCCGTTCTGCCCGATTCGAAGATACCGAAGAGGTGGTACAACATACTACCCGACCTCCCGGAGCCCCTGGCACCGCCCCTCGACCCAGAAACGGATGAGCCAATAGAGCCGGAGAAGCTGTTGAGGATTTTCGCGGAGGAGCTCGTGAAGCAGGAGATGAGCACGGAAAGGTACATCGAGATTCCAAAGAAAGTTCGTGAACTCTACGCCAAGATAGGTCGTCCGACGCCACTTTTCCGCGCCACAAATCTCGAAAAGGCCCTCGGCACGCCCGCTAGAATTTACTTCAAGTACGAGGGGGCAACCGTAACGGGAAGCCACAAGATAAACACCGCCTTAGCTCAGGCCTACTACGCGAAGGAACAGGGAATAGAGAGGCTCGTTACCGAGACTGGGGCGGGACAGTGGGGAACGGCTTTGAGCTTAGCGGGAGCTCTGCTCGGCCTTAAAATCAGGGTCTACATGGCGCGCGCGAGCTACCAGCAGAAGCCCTACAGGAAGACGATAATGCGCCTCTACGGGGCCGAAATCTACCCCAGTCCGAGCGACAGAACGGAAATTGGACGGAAGTTCCTGAGCGAGGACCCCAACCACCCTGGAGGGCTGGGAATAGCGATAAGCGAGGCGATTGAAGACGTTTTAAAGGACGAAAAAGCCCGCTACGCCCTCGGAAGCGTCCTCAATCATGTGCTCATGCACCAGACTGTTATAGGCCTCGAAGCCCAGGAGCAGATGAAGGAGTTCGAAGAGCCGGACGTTATAATCGGCTGCGTCGGCGGTGGAAGCAACTTCGCGGGATTGGCATACCCGTTCGTTAGGGACGTTCTGAGTGGAAAGGCCGACTACGAGTTCATAGCGGTCGAGCCGAAGGCCGCCCCGAGCATGACGCGCGGGGTTTACAAGTACGACTTTGGCGATTCCGGCGGTTACACCCCAAAGATGAAGATGCACACACTCGGCCACACCTACTACGTCCCGCCGATTCACGCAGGTGGCCTTCGTTACCACGGCTTGGCTCCAACGCTGAGTATACTCATAAACCACGGAATAGTCAAGCCAGTCGCTTACCACCAGACCGAGGTCTTCCAAGCTGCCGAGCTGTTCGCGAAGACGGAGGGTATAATCCCAGCCCCGGAGAGCGCCCACGCGATAAAGGGCGTAATAGACAGGGCGTTGAAAGCGAAGGAAGAAGGAAGGGAGGAGGTCATACTCTTCAACCTGAGCGGTCACGGTCTCCTCGACCTGAAGGGCTACGAGGATTACCTGGACGGCAAGCTCGAAGATTATGAGCCGGACTACTTCCCGGCCCTCGGCTGA
- a CDS encoding thermonuclease family protein, which produces MEQRSLGIYISVVLISFLILAGAYTFSHSTLDRSQPQTHVYLGNDSQKVLVYVTRVVDGDTAWVRFPNGTEEKVRFLGVDTPETEEDRNRPNEYDHITDLRCLTIWGLKAEQFTKEIIEHKQVYLVFDPISPRRGYYGRLLAYIYLTNGTDFTAELVKEGYARVYVEGTFEKKEAYLEYQKEAMKKGLGLWGACG; this is translated from the coding sequence ATGGAGCAAAGGTCACTTGGGATCTATATCTCGGTCGTTCTAATCTCGTTTCTCATACTTGCGGGGGCTTACACATTTTCCCACAGTACACTGGATCGGAGTCAACCGCAGACCCACGTATATTTGGGGAACGATTCCCAAAAAGTTTTGGTCTACGTCACCCGTGTCGTCGATGGGGATACCGCCTGGGTTCGCTTTCCAAACGGCACAGAAGAAAAAGTGAGGTTCCTTGGAGTGGATACCCCTGAGACGGAAGAGGACAGAAACAGGCCCAACGAGTACGACCACATAACGGATCTTAGATGTCTAACGATATGGGGTTTAAAGGCCGAGCAGTTCACGAAAGAGATAATCGAGCATAAGCAGGTCTATCTTGTTTTCGATCCGATCTCCCCGAGGAGGGGCTACTACGGGAGGCTCTTGGCATACATCTATCTCACGAACGGCACCGATTTCACTGCCGAACTCGTGAAAGAGGGCTATGCGCGGGTCTACGTTGAGGGGACCTTTGAGAAAAAGGAGGCGTACCTGGAGTATCAAAAGGAGGCTATGAAGAAGGGGTTGGGGCTCTGGGGAGCCTGCGGTTAG
- the fni gene encoding type 2 isopentenyl-diphosphate Delta-isomerase: MEQADREELTIIRKFEHIEHCLKRNVQAHVSNGFEDVHFVHMSLPEIDKDEIDLSVEFLGRKFDYPIFIAGMTGGTKGSQLAGRINKTLAKAAQELNIPMGVGSQRAMIRKPETWESYYVRDVAPDVFLVGNLGAPQFSETIPERYGIEEALKAVETIQADALAIHMNPLQESVQPEGDTQYRGVLKALAELKAEFPYPIIAKETGAGVSKEVAVRLESIGIDAIDVGGLGGTSWSAVEYYRAKDEMGRNLALRFWDWGIKTAISVAEVRYSTELPIIATGGMRDGITMAKALAMGATFAGVALPLLKPAVKGDVEGVIKILRRYIEEIRNAMFLVGAKNVEELRRVPLVITGFTREWLEQRIDLREYLRSR, encoded by the coding sequence GTGGAACAGGCCGATAGAGAAGAGCTCACCATCATCCGGAAGTTCGAGCACATAGAGCACTGCCTGAAGCGGAACGTTCAGGCCCACGTGAGCAACGGTTTTGAGGATGTGCACTTCGTCCACATGAGCCTGCCCGAGATTGACAAGGATGAAATTGACTTAAGCGTCGAATTCCTTGGGAGAAAGTTCGACTATCCGATTTTTATAGCGGGAATGACCGGCGGGACCAAGGGCTCCCAGCTGGCCGGAAGGATAAACAAGACCTTAGCTAAAGCCGCGCAGGAGCTCAACATACCGATGGGCGTCGGCAGTCAGAGGGCAATGATAAGGAAGCCGGAAACCTGGGAGAGCTACTACGTCCGCGACGTTGCGCCCGACGTATTCCTCGTCGGCAACCTTGGGGCACCGCAGTTCTCCGAAACTATCCCGGAGCGCTACGGCATAGAAGAGGCATTGAAGGCCGTTGAAACGATTCAGGCGGACGCTTTGGCCATACACATGAATCCCCTGCAGGAGAGCGTCCAGCCCGAGGGTGACACTCAGTACAGGGGCGTTCTGAAGGCCCTGGCGGAGCTCAAGGCAGAGTTTCCCTATCCGATAATAGCGAAGGAGACCGGAGCGGGGGTTTCCAAGGAGGTCGCGGTCAGGCTTGAGAGCATCGGAATTGATGCGATAGACGTGGGCGGCCTCGGTGGGACTAGCTGGAGTGCCGTCGAATACTACCGTGCGAAGGACGAGATGGGCAGGAACCTAGCGCTCCGCTTCTGGGACTGGGGGATTAAGACCGCCATAAGCGTCGCTGAGGTTAGATATTCGACCGAGCTGCCGATTATAGCAACGGGTGGAATGCGCGACGGGATAACGATGGCCAAAGCTCTTGCGATGGGCGCGACCTTCGCTGGTGTTGCTTTACCCCTTCTAAAGCCTGCAGTAAAGGGCGATGTTGAGGGCGTCATTAAGATACTGAGGCGCTACATCGAGGAGATAAGGAATGCCATGTTCCTCGTCGGTGCCAAAAACGTCGAGGAGCTGAGGAGGGTTCCTCTTGTCATAACAGGCTTCACGAGGGAGTGGCTGGAGCAAAGAATTGATTTGAGGGAGTATCTAAGGAGCAGGTGA